A genomic segment from Bradyrhizobium sp. ISRA430 encodes:
- a CDS encoding sulfite exporter TauE/SafE family protein — MTIVSGFADISILQLLLVALMALFASIIGGLAGYGTGALMPLVLVPLVGAEPVVPIIAISAIFTNLSRAAAYVRYADRRRALIVLACAAVTTALGAYGYTRLTNAGAALVIGTMLILSVPLRRVLRRREVKIGNTGLAAGSVGYGVLVGGTSGSGVILLSLLMAAGLEGAAVIATDAMISLGTGLIKISVFGLAGAVTAQVLALALLIGAIAIPGAFLAKAFVERMPVHIHTAILDVAVITGGLVMISAAAKQLIA, encoded by the coding sequence GTGACCATCGTCTCAGGCTTCGCTGACATCTCGATCCTTCAGCTCTTGCTGGTCGCGTTGATGGCGTTGTTTGCTTCGATCATCGGCGGCCTTGCCGGCTACGGCACCGGCGCCTTGATGCCGCTGGTGCTGGTGCCTCTGGTCGGCGCCGAGCCGGTAGTGCCGATCATCGCGATCTCCGCGATCTTCACCAATCTCAGCCGCGCGGCTGCCTATGTCCGCTATGCCGATCGCCGCCGCGCGCTGATCGTGCTCGCCTGCGCGGCAGTGACGACCGCGCTCGGCGCCTACGGCTATACGCGCCTCACCAATGCCGGCGCCGCTCTCGTGATCGGCACCATGCTGATCCTGAGCGTGCCATTGCGTCGCGTGCTCCGCCGTCGTGAGGTCAAGATCGGCAATACCGGCCTTGCGGCAGGTTCCGTCGGTTATGGCGTGCTGGTGGGCGGCACGTCGGGCTCCGGCGTGATCCTGCTCTCGCTATTGATGGCGGCGGGGCTCGAAGGCGCCGCGGTGATCGCGACCGATGCGATGATCTCGCTCGGCACCGGCCTCATCAAGATCTCGGTGTTCGGCCTGGCCGGCGCCGTGACCGCGCAGGTGCTCGCCCTTGCGCTTCTGATCGGCGCGATCGCCATACCCGGCGCGTTCCTGGCGAAAGCTTTCGTCGAGCGGATGCCGGTGCATATCCACACCGCGATCCTCGACGTCGCCGTGATTACCGGTGGCCTGGTGATGATCTCGGCGGCCGCGAAGCAGCTCATCGCGTAG
- a CDS encoding CCA tRNA nucleotidyltransferase — translation MSAEPLLADAPWLTSGGTARVLQLLNANGEEARVVGGAVRNALLGLSPGDIDIATTALPEEVMRRAKSAGIKSVPTGVDHGTVTLVIDGHPYEITTLRQDTETFGRKAKVAFGRDWMRDAERRDFTMNGLSVDASGAVHDYVGGLADVAARRVRFIGDPDRRIAEDYLRILRFFRIHAAFGVGEPDRDGCLACIRGRAGLANLSAERVRMEMLKLLVAGGAAAAVGAMVEGGLLQALIGGVAYTGPLSAMIAIERTLGLPASATRRLAALTVAVTEDAKRVAVRLRLSNAEAKALDSMGHRWWRFVAKDEAHARRLLYRLGAERYHDRVLLAWARSGVDVDASRWRELAELPQRWTAPKFPLRAADFIARGLAEGPSLGHVLTLAEDAWLAANFPLDEAALASIADQAAARVSRDQKT, via the coding sequence ATGAGCGCGGAGCCATTGCTTGCCGATGCGCCCTGGCTGACCTCCGGCGGGACTGCGCGCGTCCTGCAACTGCTCAACGCCAATGGCGAGGAAGCGCGCGTGGTCGGCGGCGCCGTACGCAACGCGCTGCTCGGCCTGTCGCCGGGCGACATCGACATCGCGACCACTGCGCTGCCGGAAGAGGTGATGCGGCGCGCCAAGAGCGCCGGCATCAAGAGCGTGCCGACCGGCGTCGACCACGGCACCGTCACGCTCGTCATCGACGGGCACCCTTACGAGATCACGACGCTGCGCCAGGATACCGAGACGTTCGGCCGCAAGGCCAAGGTCGCCTTCGGCCGCGACTGGATGAGGGACGCCGAGCGGCGCGACTTCACCATGAACGGATTGTCGGTCGATGCGAGCGGCGCCGTGCACGACTATGTCGGCGGGCTCGCCGACGTCGCCGCGCGCCGTGTGCGCTTCATCGGCGATCCCGACCGGCGCATTGCCGAGGACTATTTGCGTATCCTGCGCTTCTTCCGCATCCACGCCGCCTTCGGCGTCGGCGAGCCCGATCGCGACGGCTGTCTCGCCTGCATCCGCGGCCGCGCCGGCCTTGCGAATCTTTCGGCCGAACGCGTGCGCATGGAGATGCTGAAGCTGTTGGTAGCGGGCGGCGCGGCCGCTGCGGTCGGCGCGATGGTCGAGGGCGGTTTGCTGCAAGCCCTGATCGGAGGCGTCGCCTATACCGGGCCGCTGTCGGCGATGATCGCGATCGAGCGCACGCTCGGTCTGCCGGCGAGTGCGACCCGGCGCCTTGCCGCATTGACGGTGGCCGTGACCGAGGATGCGAAGCGCGTCGCCGTGCGCCTAAGGCTCTCCAATGCCGAAGCCAAGGCGCTCGATTCGATGGGGCATCGCTGGTGGCGGTTTGTCGCCAAGGACGAGGCCCATGCGCGGCGGCTGCTGTACCGGTTGGGTGCCGAGCGTTATCACGATCGCGTGTTGCTGGCCTGGGCGAGGAGCGGCGTTGACGTGGATGCATCGCGCTGGCGCGAGCTCGCCGAACTGCCGCAGCGCTGGACCGCGCCGAAGTTTCCGCTTCGCGCGGCCGACTTCATCGCGCGCGGTCTTGCGGAAGGACCTTCGCTCGGGCACGTGCTGACGCTCGCCGAGGACGCTTGGCTTGCCGCGAATTTTCCCCTAGACGAGGCGGCGCTCGCCTCCATCGCCGATCAAGCTGCGGCACGCGTCAGCCGCGATCAGAAAACGTGA
- a CDS encoding DUF6111 family protein has translation MIRPALTEIGIFLIPFAVYALFLVATRSGLFVQSSWQIYTIARLALVALVLVIAGLIGLAHFSGAAPDSTYVPAHLENGKLVPGMER, from the coding sequence ATGATCCGGCCGGCGCTGACCGAGATCGGAATTTTCCTCATTCCTTTTGCGGTCTATGCGCTTTTCCTGGTCGCTACGCGCTCCGGCCTGTTCGTGCAGTCATCCTGGCAGATCTACACCATCGCTCGTCTTGCGCTGGTTGCGCTCGTGCTGGTGATCGCGGGCCTGATCGGGCTTGCGCATTTCTCCGGCGCCGCACCGGATTCGACCTACGTTCCCGCCCATCTCGAGAACGGCAAGCTCGTGCCGGGCATGGAAAGATAG
- a CDS encoding CoA pyrophosphatase: MNKPVLKNEPVATSAADFFARANARLRFDVPPGLYDPNIIPASGDPGTDKMLEIVAREQPVRPAAVLIAVVDHPEPTVLLTQRSAHLSDHAGQIAFPGGKIDATDASPLDAALREAEEEVGLSRDFVEPIGYLDLYGTAFGFRILPTVARVRPGFQLTINHSEVDDAFEVPLSFLMNPTNHQVHSKEFRGMERFYYAMPFAERYIWGATAGMLRVLYERIYVS, from the coding sequence TTGAACAAGCCTGTCCTGAAGAACGAGCCCGTCGCGACCAGCGCGGCGGATTTCTTCGCCCGCGCCAACGCGCGCCTCCGTTTCGACGTCCCGCCCGGCCTCTACGATCCCAACATCATTCCGGCCTCCGGCGATCCCGGCACCGACAAGATGCTCGAGATCGTCGCGCGCGAGCAGCCGGTGCGCCCGGCCGCGGTGCTGATCGCGGTGGTCGACCATCCCGAGCCGACCGTGCTGCTGACGCAGCGCTCGGCGCATCTGAGCGATCACGCCGGCCAGATCGCCTTTCCCGGCGGCAAGATCGACGCGACCGACGCGTCCCCGCTCGATGCTGCGCTGCGCGAGGCCGAGGAAGAGGTCGGACTTTCCCGCGATTTCGTCGAGCCGATCGGCTATCTCGATCTCTATGGCACCGCCTTCGGCTTCCGCATCCTGCCGACCGTCGCCAGGGTGCGGCCGGGCTTTCAGCTCACGATCAATCATTCCGAGGTTGATGATGCGTTCGAGGTGCCGCTATCCTTCCTGATGAACCCGACGAACCACCAGGTGCACAGCAAGGAATTCCGCGGCATGGAGCGATTTTACTACGCGATGCCGTTTGCGGAACGCTACATCTGGGGCGCGACGGCCGGAATGTTGCGTGTGCTTTATGAGCGGATCTATGTGTCATGA
- a CDS encoding DUF1285 domain-containing protein, with translation MANQGQSTDRGLEGLTAAAKSAAKSAANTQGAQKGLPPVHLWNPPFCGDLDIRIAADGTWFYMGTPIGRPALVRLFSTILKREDGKHFLVTPVEKVGIRVDDAPFMAVEMQQDGDDNHRVLRFRTNVDDWVICDAAHRLRFEEADDGGLTPYLHVRADLWAKVTRALYYDLVDMGEERMVDGQPMFGVESAGEFFAMADAEQVRAAL, from the coding sequence ATGGCGAACCAAGGGCAGAGCACCGATCGCGGTCTTGAGGGGCTGACTGCCGCCGCCAAGAGCGCTGCAAAGAGTGCCGCCAACACGCAAGGCGCGCAAAAAGGGTTACCGCCCGTGCATCTCTGGAATCCGCCGTTCTGCGGCGATCTCGACATCCGAATCGCCGCTGATGGTACATGGTTCTACATGGGCACACCAATCGGGCGGCCCGCGCTCGTCCGCCTGTTCTCGACGATCCTGAAGCGCGAAGACGGCAAGCATTTCCTCGTCACGCCGGTGGAGAAGGTCGGCATCCGCGTCGACGATGCGCCGTTCATGGCGGTCGAGATGCAGCAGGACGGCGACGACAACCATCGCGTGCTCCGCTTCCGCACCAATGTCGACGACTGGGTCATCTGCGATGCCGCGCATAGGCTTCGCTTCGAAGAGGCTGACGACGGCGGGTTGACGCCCTACCTGCATGTGCGTGCCGATCTCTGGGCCAAGGTGACCCGCGCGCTCTATTACGATCTGGTTGACATGGGCGAGGAGCGGATGGTCGATGGCCAGCCGATGTTCGGCGTCGAGTCGGCCGGCGAATTCTTCGCCATGGCCGACGCGGAGCAGGTGAGGGCCGCACTTTGA
- a CDS encoding MoxR family ATPase, with protein sequence MAESVEKLEDGVVRSAEQVSSQIRAAKDAIATVIFGQDRVIENTLVTILSGGHALLIGVPGLAKTKLVETLGVTLGLDAKRIQFTPDLMPSDILGAEVLDESTAGKRSFRFIAGPVFAQLLMADEINRASPRTQSALLQSMQEQHITVAGARHDLPKPFHVLATQNPLEQEGTYPLPEAQLDRFLMEIDVDYPDRDAERRILFETTGAEETLAKGSMTADALITAQRLVRRLPVGDSVVEAILSLVRSARPGPEGGDAGKFIAWGPGPRASQSLMLAVRARALIDGRLAPSIDDVLDLAEPVLKHRMALTFQARAEGRTIPDVIGQLKTRIG encoded by the coding sequence ATGGCGGAAAGTGTCGAAAAACTCGAGGACGGAGTAGTCCGTTCGGCCGAGCAGGTGTCGAGCCAGATTCGCGCGGCGAAGGACGCGATCGCGACCGTCATATTCGGCCAGGATCGCGTGATCGAGAACACGCTGGTCACGATTCTCTCCGGCGGTCACGCACTCCTGATCGGCGTGCCCGGCCTTGCCAAGACCAAGCTGGTGGAGACGCTCGGCGTGACGCTCGGTCTCGATGCCAAGCGCATCCAGTTCACGCCCGACCTGATGCCGTCGGACATTCTCGGCGCCGAAGTGCTCGACGAGAGCACCGCCGGCAAGCGCTCGTTCCGCTTCATCGCGGGTCCCGTGTTCGCGCAGCTCCTGATGGCCGACGAGATCAACCGCGCGAGCCCGCGCACGCAATCGGCGCTGCTGCAATCGATGCAGGAGCAGCACATCACGGTTGCCGGCGCGCGCCACGATCTGCCGAAGCCATTCCATGTGCTGGCGACGCAGAACCCGCTGGAACAGGAAGGCACCTATCCGCTGCCCGAGGCGCAGCTCGACCGCTTCCTCATGGAGATCGACGTCGACTACCCCGACCGCGACGCCGAGCGGCGCATCCTGTTCGAGACCACCGGCGCCGAGGAGACGCTGGCCAAGGGATCGATGACGGCGGATGCGCTGATCACCGCACAACGGCTGGTCCGGCGGCTGCCGGTCGGCGATTCCGTGGTGGAAGCGATCCTGTCGCTGGTGCGCTCGGCCCGTCCGGGACCCGAGGGCGGTGACGCCGGCAAGTTCATCGCCTGGGGACCCGGCCCGCGCGCCAGCCAATCCTTGATGCTCGCGGTGCGCGCCCGCGCGCTGATCGACGGACGTCTGGCGCCTTCGATCGACGACGTACTCGACCTCGCCGAGCCCGTGCTGAAGCACCGCATGGCGCTGACCTTCCAGGCGCGCGCCGAAGGTCGCACGATTCCGGACGTGATCGGGCAATTGAAGACACGGATCGGTTGA
- a CDS encoding DUF58 domain-containing protein, with the protein MAADNGHKAKETVAIRRADGESRTLAASLPRLVLEARRIAANVIHGLHGRRRAGSGESFWQYRRFVSGEPSQNVDWRRSARDEHLYVREHEWEAAHTVWIWPDRSPSMAFASKQARESKLERTLIVAFALAELLVSGGERVGIPGLMAPTASRSVIDKMAQAMLHDDADRLSLPPSFIPSALAETVVLSDFWSPIAEIRTMLAGLSGSGAHGTLVQIVDPAEETFPYAGRVEFVEPEGFGMITAGRAESWVQDYTERLAQHRDQIRAETNKLDWLFSTHATDRSAAELLLFLHAGMQVSKSGARSTTIKAGPAA; encoded by the coding sequence ATGGCCGCAGACAACGGGCACAAAGCGAAGGAGACCGTAGCGATCCGACGTGCCGATGGCGAAAGCCGCACGCTCGCCGCATCGCTGCCGCGCCTGGTGCTGGAAGCCCGCCGCATCGCCGCCAACGTCATTCACGGCCTGCATGGCCGCCGCCGTGCCGGCTCGGGCGAAAGCTTCTGGCAGTACCGCCGCTTCGTCTCCGGCGAGCCGTCGCAGAATGTCGACTGGCGGCGCTCGGCACGGGACGAGCATCTTTATGTCCGCGAGCATGAATGGGAGGCGGCGCATACGGTCTGGATCTGGCCCGATCGCTCGCCCTCGATGGCGTTCGCCTCGAAGCAGGCGCGCGAGTCCAAGCTCGAACGCACGCTGATCGTGGCCTTTGCGCTGGCCGAGCTCCTGGTCTCCGGCGGCGAGCGCGTCGGGATTCCCGGCCTGATGGCGCCAACCGCAAGCCGCAGCGTCATCGACAAGATGGCGCAGGCGATGTTGCATGACGATGCCGACCGCCTGAGCCTGCCGCCGTCCTTCATTCCCTCGGCGCTCGCCGAAACGGTCGTGCTGTCCGACTTCTGGTCGCCGATTGCGGAGATCAGAACCATGCTTGCCGGGCTGTCCGGCTCCGGTGCCCACGGCACGCTGGTGCAGATCGTCGATCCTGCCGAAGAGACCTTCCCCTATGCCGGCCGGGTCGAGTTCGTCGAGCCGGAAGGCTTCGGCATGATCACCGCCGGCCGCGCCGAAAGCTGGGTGCAGGATTACACCGAACGCCTCGCGCAGCATCGCGACCAGATCCGCGCCGAGACCAACAAGCTCGACTGGTTGTTCTCGACGCATGCGACCGACCGCTCGGCCGCAGAACTGCTGCTATTCCTGCATGCCGGCATGCAGGTGAGCAAGTCGGGCGCGCGCTCCACCACGATCAAGGCGGGGCCGGCCGCATGA
- a CDS encoding DUF4159 domain-containing protein, whose protein sequence is MMGLPLAFTEPLLLIGLVSLPVLWWLLRVMPPRPRRIEFPPTRLLFDIAPREETPSRTPWWLTALRLLAAALVIFAAAGPIWNPQTGIAGSKAPLMIMFDDGWSAASNWEARIRAADELIANADNDRRAIALVPLSEPNRDITLMPAGAARVALRQLAPKPYSIERVETLTAIDRFLKATGDCEIAWLSDGVDTGRGEEFLQGLGKTIGDRSLTVFEGGTSSPLALAAAENAAARMTVKVLRTDSGIAAGTVRALDQKGSPIGEARYTFGSQDKETEAAFDLPVELRNDITRLEISGERSAGAVQLLDKRWRRRAIGIVSGSTSETAQPLLAPTFYLTRALAPFADVRLADKGSPQQGITQFLDQKLPMIILADVGTIAPELRERLNAWLDQGGVLVRFAGPRLAQAEDDLVPVKLRKGGRTLGGSLTWEKPQHLAAFAGDGPFAGVAVPKDVTVSRQVLAEPDAVLSTKSWASLEDGTPLVTGEHRGKGLVSLFHVSADMRWSDLPMSGTFVEMLRRIVDMSGYTSKPGPGVASEASSETVAPLHILDGFGAFGPPPASAKPLPADYRDRATPDHPPGFYGPAEGPLAVNTLAAADRIAPLNTASLRARHATYSNAEPRDLRGWLLSSALALFLIDALIVALLGGGLAALLRRRGATAVLAIGLVVAGLVSPSPSRADGAADEFAMKAVSQTRLAYVVTGNADVDSIVKAGMAGLTLFLAQRTALEAGDPVGVDPARDELAFFPLVYWPIVPGAPKPPQDAINRIDAYMKQGGTVIFDTRDAVEAPPGGNGASQTPGMQALREILSSLDVPELEPVPREHVLTKTFYLLRDFPGRFNSGQTWVETLPREDDDESAQRPARGGDGVSPIIITSNDFAGAWAIRPDGQPMLPLTPGEPRQREFAFRAGVNIVMYTLTGNYKADQVHAPALIERLGQ, encoded by the coding sequence ATGATGGGATTGCCGCTCGCCTTCACCGAACCGCTGCTCCTGATCGGGCTCGTCAGCCTTCCCGTGCTGTGGTGGCTGCTCCGCGTCATGCCGCCGCGGCCGCGCCGCATCGAGTTTCCGCCGACGCGGCTGTTGTTCGACATCGCGCCGCGGGAGGAGACGCCTTCGCGGACACCCTGGTGGCTGACCGCGCTGCGCCTGCTGGCTGCGGCGCTCGTGATCTTCGCCGCCGCCGGCCCGATCTGGAATCCGCAGACCGGGATTGCCGGCAGCAAGGCGCCGCTGATGATCATGTTCGACGACGGCTGGAGCGCCGCCTCCAACTGGGAGGCCCGGATCAGGGCTGCCGACGAGCTGATTGCCAATGCCGACAACGACCGCCGCGCCATCGCGCTGGTGCCGCTGTCGGAGCCGAACCGCGACATCACCCTGATGCCGGCCGGCGCTGCGCGCGTTGCGCTGCGGCAGCTCGCGCCAAAGCCCTATTCGATCGAGCGCGTTGAAACTCTCACGGCGATCGACCGTTTCCTCAAGGCGACCGGCGACTGCGAGATCGCCTGGCTGTCGGACGGTGTCGACACCGGACGCGGCGAGGAATTTCTGCAAGGCCTCGGCAAGACGATCGGAGATCGCAGCTTGACCGTGTTCGAAGGCGGCACGTCCTCACCGCTGGCGCTCGCCGCAGCAGAGAACGCGGCTGCCCGGATGACGGTGAAGGTGCTGCGCACCGACAGCGGCATCGCCGCCGGCACCGTTCGGGCGCTGGACCAGAAGGGATCGCCGATCGGCGAAGCGCGCTACACTTTCGGCTCGCAGGACAAGGAGACGGAAGCCGCGTTCGACCTGCCGGTCGAGCTGCGCAACGACATCACCCGGCTCGAGATCTCCGGCGAGCGTTCCGCCGGCGCGGTGCAATTGCTGGACAAGCGCTGGCGTCGCCGCGCCATCGGCATCGTCTCGGGCTCGACCAGCGAGACCGCACAGCCGCTGCTGGCGCCGACGTTCTATCTCACCCGCGCGCTGGCGCCGTTCGCCGACGTGCGGCTGGCCGACAAGGGTTCGCCGCAGCAGGGCATCACTCAGTTCCTCGACCAGAAGCTGCCGATGATCATCCTGGCCGATGTCGGGACCATCGCGCCTGAGCTGCGCGAGCGTCTCAACGCCTGGCTCGACCAGGGCGGCGTGCTGGTGCGCTTCGCCGGTCCCCGCCTCGCGCAGGCCGAAGACGATCTCGTGCCGGTCAAGCTGCGCAAGGGCGGCCGCACGCTCGGCGGCAGCCTGACCTGGGAGAAGCCGCAGCATCTCGCCGCCTTTGCCGGCGACGGGCCGTTTGCCGGCGTCGCCGTCCCCAAGGACGTTACCGTGAGCCGCCAGGTTCTGGCCGAGCCCGACGCGGTGCTCTCGACCAAAAGCTGGGCCTCGCTCGAAGACGGCACGCCGCTCGTGACCGGCGAGCATCGCGGCAAGGGTCTCGTCAGCCTGTTCCACGTCAGTGCGGATATGCGCTGGTCGGACCTGCCGATGTCCGGCACCTTCGTCGAAATGCTGCGACGGATCGTCGACATGTCCGGCTACACGTCAAAACCGGGCCCCGGCGTCGCCAGCGAGGCAAGCAGCGAGACGGTGGCGCCGCTGCACATCCTCGACGGCTTCGGCGCGTTCGGTCCGCCGCCGGCAAGCGCCAAGCCACTGCCCGCGGATTATCGCGACCGTGCCACGCCGGACCATCCGCCCGGCTTCTATGGCCCGGCGGAAGGACCGCTCGCCGTGAACACGCTCGCCGCCGCCGACCGCATCGCACCGCTCAACACCGCGAGCCTGCGCGCGCGGCACGCCACCTACAGCAATGCCGAGCCGCGGGACTTGCGCGGATGGCTGCTGTCATCGGCGCTGGCGCTGTTCCTGATCGACGCCTTGATCGTCGCGCTGCTCGGCGGCGGCCTCGCCGCGCTGCTGCGCCGCCGTGGCGCAACCGCCGTACTCGCGATCGGACTGGTCGTTGCCGGCCTGGTGTCGCCCTCACCGTCGCGCGCTGACGGCGCCGCGGACGAGTTCGCGATGAAGGCGGTGTCGCAGACCCGGCTTGCCTATGTCGTCACCGGCAATGCCGACGTCGATTCCATCGTCAAGGCCGGCATGGCCGGACTGACGCTGTTCCTGGCGCAGCGCACCGCGCTCGAGGCCGGCGACCCCGTCGGCGTCGATCCGGCGCGCGACGAGCTGGCCTTCTTCCCGCTGGTCTACTGGCCGATCGTACCGGGTGCCCCGAAGCCGCCACAGGACGCGATCAACAGGATCGACGCCTATATGAAGCAGGGCGGCACCGTGATCTTCGACACCCGTGATGCGGTGGAAGCACCGCCCGGCGGGAACGGCGCATCGCAGACGCCCGGCATGCAGGCGCTGCGCGAGATCCTGTCCTCGCTCGACGTGCCCGAGCTCGAGCCGGTGCCGCGCGAGCACGTGCTGACCAAGACCTTCTACCTGCTGCGCGACTTCCCCGGCCGCTTCAACTCCGGCCAGACCTGGGTCGAGACGTTGCCGCGCGAGGACGACGACGAGAGCGCGCAGCGGCCCGCGCGCGGTGGCGACGGCGTCTCGCCGATCATCATTACCTCGAACGATTTTGCGGGAGCCTGGGCGATCCGTCCCGACGGCCAGCCGATGCTACCGCTCACGCCGGGCGAGCCGCGCCAGCGCGAATTCGCCTTCCGCGCCGGCGTCAACATCGTGATGTACACGCTGACCGGCAACTACAAGGCCGACCAGGTGCACGCGCCGGCCCTGATCGAGCGGCTGGGACAATAG
- a CDS encoding DUF2946 domain-containing protein, protein MKWFRSNIRHGARLALFALLVQFALTFGHSHWFAQAAPLAQQSLQQPDGYKGVTAVDRAAVQKQTPSSPDREQPGDDNCAICAVVAMAGTVVFATPPLLLLPQAVELLYRSTDAEFIHLKSAGAAFQPRAPPAS, encoded by the coding sequence ATGAAATGGTTCCGGTCGAACATCAGGCACGGCGCTCGGCTCGCGCTTTTCGCGCTGCTGGTGCAGTTCGCGCTGACGTTCGGACATAGCCATTGGTTCGCGCAGGCCGCACCGCTCGCACAGCAATCGCTGCAGCAGCCTGACGGCTACAAGGGTGTTACCGCGGTCGACCGCGCCGCGGTCCAGAAGCAAACGCCCTCGAGCCCCGATCGCGAGCAGCCCGGCGACGACAATTGCGCGATCTGCGCCGTGGTCGCGATGGCGGGCACCGTCGTGTTCGCGACGCCGCCTTTGCTGCTGCTGCCGCAAGCCGTGGAGCTGCTCTACCGCTCCACTGACGCTGAATTCATCCATCTGAAATCGGCCGGTGCGGCATTCCAGCCCCGCGCCCCTCCCGCGTCCTGA